In the genome of Candidatus Dojkabacteria bacterium, one region contains:
- a CDS encoding serine hydroxymethyltransferase: MNEPIGKVDPVVAKLIESESKRQEEGLELIPSENYVSRAVLSALGSVFTNKYSEGYPKRRYYGGQKYTDLLETEVINRAKTLFHCDHANVQPLSGAPANTAAYFAWCNPGDTIMAMDLTHGGHLTHGHPVTHLSRLFKFVRYKIKDIETGEIDYDHLRDTALMERPKIILAGYTSYPRNYNYKIMADIANEVGAVAMADIAHIAGLIAAGVIDNPFDFGFHMVTTTTHKTLRGPRAGLILTRGKVGNPLAKVKRTIENLPTLVDRSVFPGLQGGPHMNAIAAIGVALKEASTKDFKVYAEQVIKNAKVLSTELMSLGCKLVTNGTDNHLMVIDCVKSFEVDGKIVEDVLSKVGLNLNKNVVPDDPLPPYKPSGVRLGTPAMTTRGLKEFEMKEVAELIVESINSRKNETKLKAIKEEVTALCKRFPVY; this comes from the coding sequence ATGAATGAGCCAATTGGTAAAGTCGATCCGGTAGTTGCCAAGCTTATTGAGTCCGAATCCAAGCGTCAAGAGGAAGGGCTTGAACTTATTCCTTCCGAAAATTATGTTTCGAGAGCAGTACTTTCCGCACTTGGATCAGTGTTTACTAATAAATACTCCGAAGGATATCCTAAGCGTAGGTATTATGGCGGACAAAAATATACCGACCTTCTTGAAACAGAAGTAATAAACCGAGCCAAGACTTTATTTCACTGTGATCATGCAAACGTTCAACCTTTGTCCGGTGCTCCCGCAAACACTGCGGCTTATTTTGCGTGGTGTAATCCTGGTGACACAATAATGGCAATGGATCTTACACATGGTGGACATTTAACGCACGGACATCCCGTTACCCACTTATCAAGATTGTTCAAATTCGTTAGATATAAAATAAAAGATATTGAAACCGGCGAAATTGATTATGATCACCTAAGGGATACAGCGCTTATGGAGCGGCCCAAAATTATTCTTGCCGGGTACACCTCGTACCCACGAAACTATAATTATAAAATAATGGCCGATATCGCAAACGAGGTTGGGGCTGTTGCAATGGCTGATATTGCTCACATTGCCGGGCTTATTGCAGCGGGTGTAATTGACAATCCATTCGATTTTGGGTTTCACATGGTTACGACTACAACGCATAAAACTTTACGTGGACCTCGTGCCGGCTTGATTCTTACTAGGGGAAAGGTTGGTAATCCACTTGCCAAAGTTAAACGGACAATTGAAAATTTGCCAACACTTGTTGACAGATCAGTTTTTCCGGGGCTTCAGGGTGGGCCGCATATGAATGCTATTGCGGCAATCGGTGTTGCACTGAAAGAAGCGTCAACAAAAGACTTCAAGGTGTACGCAGAACAGGTGATTAAAAATGCAAAGGTCCTGTCAACCGAACTTATGTCACTTGGATGTAAACTTGTTACAAACGGAACCGATAATCACTTAATGGTAATTGATTGCGTGAAATCTTTTGAAGTAGATGGCAAAATCGTCGAGGATGTACTTTCCAAAGTTGGTTTAAACCTTAACAAAAACGTTGTTCCGGATGATCCTTTACCTCCATATAAGCCAAGCGGAGTCAGACTTGGCACTCCGGCAATGACAACTCGCGGACTTAAAGAATTCGAAATGAAAGAAGTTGCAGAATTAATTGTAGAGTCAATAAATTCACGCAAGAACGAGACAAAGCTTAAGGCAATAAAAGAGGAGGTGACTGCACTTTGTAAAAGGTTTCCTGTATACTAG
- a CDS encoding bifunctional 5,10-methylenetetrahydrofolate dehydrogenase/5,10-methenyltetrahydrofolate cyclohydrolase, giving the protein MMLLDGKALSKKITQDLKIKTENIDPKPKMAVILVGDDYASKLYVKMKKRRAEKIGMICDVIRYDDITTAELISKINLLNKDDTVDGIMLQLPLPEGFDKEKILNSIDYTKDIDGLTATSLGLVAQGKPYFVPATSLAVIRLLDEYKVDIVGKDVVIIGASSLIGIPLGLLLRYRGGTVTLCHSRTQGLDEVARTADILISATGKPHLVNSEFVKKGAVVIDVGIEQDPETGAIVGDVDTGSIKDIASAVSPVPGGVGPLTIAMLLSNLMDAVTQDPL; this is encoded by the coding sequence ATGATGCTTCTTGATGGAAAAGCTCTTTCAAAAAAAATAACTCAGGATCTAAAAATCAAGACTGAAAATATTGATCCAAAGCCCAAAATGGCCGTTATTCTTGTAGGTGATGATTATGCCAGTAAGCTTTATGTAAAAATGAAAAAGAGACGAGCCGAAAAGATTGGAATGATCTGTGACGTTATAAGGTATGACGATATAACAACGGCCGAGTTAATATCCAAAATAAATCTTTTAAATAAAGACGATACAGTTGATGGAATTATGCTTCAATTACCACTTCCCGAAGGGTTTGATAAAGAAAAAATTTTAAACAGCATAGACTATACAAAGGATATCGATGGATTAACTGCCACATCACTCGGGCTTGTTGCTCAAGGCAAACCGTATTTTGTTCCTGCAACATCGCTTGCAGTAATCAGGCTTCTTGATGAGTATAAAGTTGATATTGTCGGAAAGGATGTTGTAATAATAGGTGCAAGTAGCTTAATAGGTATTCCGCTTGGACTTTTGCTTAGATATAGAGGTGGTACGGTAACACTTTGTCATTCACGTACACAAGGACTAGACGAAGTGGCTCGTACTGCCGACATATTAATCTCTGCCACGGGTAAACCACATTTGGTGAACAGTGAATTCGTAAAGAAGGGCGCAGTAGTAATTGATGTCGGTATTGAACAGGACCCTGAGACTGGAGCAATTGTGGGAGATGTCGATACCGGTTCAATAAAAGACATTGCCAGTGCCGTTTCGCCTGTTCCTGGAGGAGTTGGTCCGCTTACTATAGCAATGCTTCTTAGTAATTTAATGGACGCAGTAACTCAAGATCCATTATAA
- a CDS encoding DUF87 domain-containing protein, which translates to MEFLYTIAQYVKPVPYNDSTNDSVTTAASALDWSAIIIFLALFVFICVLVVVAILIFAKNQREEDREDKSLDSVLYRVRIAQSNEIEIGVAEQFFSNLYSIGKKQKFWERLLKVNPSISLEIVSLPIGIDFYIYTPRKFAKHVENQILATYQVAEVEEIFDHNIFKEGKRVAAVELVLSDEPHQPIKVHEDFKGDPLSGILSGLTKIQEGDGACLQITISPADSSWQKSGTKFIQKINSNNADPEKSRIEESQEKLQAIEKKCTKNGFYTAIRIVATADTDDLAEARVNGIASAFDQFSNPGINSFKKRTPKGAELKQFMTDFIYRKSPIGKKNILNVAELATIFHLPNKEIQTPLLNWLGFRKAPPDPRIPAEGLWLGTSVYRGERRPVAIRPEDRRRHMYIIGKTGVGKSWFLQNLVMQDIYAGHGVAFLDPHGDTVEWLLKRIPADRAEDVIYFNAADHERPVGFNIMEYYNESDKHLVVNSFLGLMYKMFDPNNQGIVGPIFERAVRNVMLTAMSEPGSTLVEVVRILTDEEWVKSYWLPKVKDDLVRRYWTDQMSQTDKFHKSEALGYLVSKFDRFVTNELMRHIIGQSKSGFDFRDVMDNKKILLVNLSKGLIGEENAEFLGLLMIPRLLRAAMSRADIDEEQRQDFYLYVDEFQNFATDSFEQILSEARKYRLNLIVANQYIQQIDEKIRDAIFGNIGSIVSFKVGTDDAEYLQKVFEPVFNSQDLIGIEAINAYARILVNNEWPPAFSMSTWYDSGKWVSNPKVRDLAVQLSRVRYGADVNAVREDISRRAHLAVENAPPATGGIPGLPTF; encoded by the coding sequence GTGGAGTTTTTATATACAATCGCACAGTACGTAAAACCTGTTCCATACAATGATTCTACAAATGATTCCGTTACTACTGCAGCTTCAGCTCTTGATTGGAGCGCTATAATAATTTTTCTTGCCTTGTTTGTTTTTATCTGTGTACTTGTCGTTGTTGCAATATTAATCTTTGCAAAGAATCAAAGGGAGGAAGATAGAGAGGACAAGTCCCTCGATAGTGTACTTTATCGAGTAAGAATTGCTCAAAGCAACGAAATTGAAATAGGGGTTGCCGAGCAGTTTTTCTCGAACCTCTACAGTATTGGTAAAAAACAAAAGTTTTGGGAGCGGCTTTTAAAGGTAAATCCATCAATAAGTCTTGAAATAGTATCGCTTCCGATTGGAATAGATTTTTATATCTATACACCCAGAAAATTTGCAAAACACGTGGAAAACCAAATTTTGGCAACATACCAAGTTGCTGAAGTAGAGGAAATATTCGATCACAATATATTTAAAGAGGGTAAACGTGTAGCTGCCGTAGAACTTGTTTTGTCCGATGAGCCACATCAACCAATCAAAGTACATGAGGACTTTAAAGGAGACCCGCTTTCCGGTATTTTAAGTGGACTAACCAAAATTCAAGAAGGAGACGGAGCTTGTCTTCAGATAACAATATCTCCGGCAGATTCTTCTTGGCAGAAGTCGGGGACCAAATTCATCCAAAAGATTAATTCCAATAATGCCGATCCGGAAAAATCAAGAATAGAAGAGAGTCAGGAAAAGCTCCAGGCAATCGAAAAGAAATGTACTAAAAATGGTTTTTATACTGCAATCCGAATAGTTGCAACTGCTGATACCGACGATCTGGCAGAAGCCAGAGTAAATGGTATTGCATCTGCGTTCGATCAGTTTTCAAATCCGGGCATTAACTCCTTTAAAAAGAGAACACCCAAGGGAGCTGAACTAAAGCAATTTATGACCGACTTTATCTATAGAAAAAGTCCAATAGGAAAGAAGAACATACTTAATGTAGCTGAACTTGCTACAATTTTTCACCTTCCGAACAAGGAAATACAGACACCTTTGTTAAACTGGTTAGGATTTAGAAAGGCTCCACCCGACCCACGAATTCCTGCAGAAGGTTTGTGGCTGGGTACTTCAGTATATCGTGGCGAGCGTAGACCAGTTGCAATACGTCCGGAAGACCGTAGGCGACACATGTATATAATTGGTAAAACCGGAGTAGGAAAGTCATGGTTTTTGCAAAACCTTGTTATGCAAGATATCTATGCCGGACATGGAGTTGCGTTTCTCGATCCTCACGGTGATACGGTTGAATGGTTACTTAAGAGAATTCCGGCTGATCGGGCCGAAGATGTTATTTATTTTAATGCAGCCGATCATGAACGTCCGGTAGGGTTTAACATAATGGAGTATTACAACGAGAGTGATAAGCACTTGGTTGTTAACTCTTTCCTCGGACTTATGTATAAAATGTTTGACCCAAATAACCAGGGTATTGTAGGCCCAATCTTCGAGAGAGCCGTTCGAAATGTAATGCTTACCGCAATGTCCGAACCGGGTTCAACGTTGGTTGAGGTTGTGCGTATTCTTACCGATGAAGAATGGGTTAAATCATATTGGCTTCCAAAGGTAAAAGATGATCTGGTAAGACGTTATTGGACCGATCAAATGTCCCAAACCGATAAATTCCATAAATCCGAAGCGCTTGGCTATCTTGTTTCAAAGTTTGACCGTTTCGTTACAAATGAGCTTATGCGTCATATAATCGGACAATCAAAGTCGGGATTTGATTTTAGGGATGTTATGGATAATAAAAAGATTCTCTTGGTAAATCTATCGAAAGGTTTAATAGGTGAAGAAAATGCCGAATTTCTGGGACTTTTAATGATTCCTAGGCTTTTGCGTGCCGCCATGAGTAGAGCCGATATAGACGAAGAGCAGCGCCAAGATTTTTATCTTTATGTTGATGAATTCCAAAACTTTGCAACGGATAGCTTCGAACAAATATTATCCGAGGCCCGTAAATATCGACTTAACCTTATTGTTGCAAACCAGTATATTCAGCAGATCGACGAAAAAATCCGCGACGCAATATTTGGAAACATTGGTAGTATTGTAAGCTTTAAAGTTGGTACTGACGATGCCGAGTATTTGCAAAAGGTATTTGAACCCGTGTTTAACTCACAAGATCTTATTGGTATTGAGGCAATTAACGCCTATGCAAGGATTCTTGTTAATAATGAATGGCCACCTGCATTTTCAATGTCTACTTGGTATGATTCCGGAAAATGGGTTTCAAATCCCAAGGTTCGTGATTTGGCTGTTCAGCTTTCGCGAGTTCGATATGGTGCCGATGTTAATGCAGTTCGTGAAGATATTTCAAGGAGAGCTCATCTTGCCGTTGAAAATGCTCCTCCGGCAACGGGTGGAATTCCTGGTCTACCAACGTTCTAA
- a CDS encoding sigma-70 family RNA polymerase sigma factor — MSSEYKLNPAEEKMYTKVYKSYREEIFRFVYSRIHSREIATDIASKVFVKLFTKFRTIRHETVRAWLYQVARNEMIDYFRARKQTVSLEEEFFEDVSSGDDAAGKVEKEIQSDKLKKIMGKLLPKSREIVTLRVYEELSFKEISDVMNITEGSAKMMYYRAIDKLSELLNGGKADI; from the coding sequence ATGAGCTCCGAATATAAGCTTAACCCTGCAGAGGAGAAAATGTATACTAAAGTTTATAAGAGTTACCGAGAGGAGATATTTCGCTTTGTTTATAGCCGGATTCATTCCAGGGAGATAGCAACCGATATTGCAAGCAAAGTTTTTGTTAAGCTTTTCACAAAATTTAGGACAATTCGTCATGAAACCGTTCGAGCTTGGCTTTATCAGGTCGCCCGTAACGAAATGATCGACTACTTTAGAGCTCGAAAGCAAACAGTCTCTTTGGAGGAGGAATTTTTTGAGGATGTATCAAGTGGTGATGATGCCGCAGGTAAAGTGGAAAAAGAAATTCAAAGCGACAAACTTAAAAAGATAATGGGCAAACTTTTGCCCAAATCCCGAGAAATCGTAACGCTTAGGGTATATGAAGAGTTAAGCTTTAAAGAGATTTCCGATGTCATGAATATTACTGAAGGATCTGCCAAAATGATGTATTATAGAGCAATAGATAAATTATCCGAACTTCTAAATGGAGGAAAAGCAGACATATAA
- a CDS encoding 30S ribosomal protein S20, translating into MANLYAAKRAIRTIKRRSRRNQVWRNKITSVVKGFKKSGKVNGEDLKTAYKTLDKAAKNNVIHKNKAARLKSRLAKASADVKSKPSKSNKA; encoded by the coding sequence ATGGCAAACTTATACGCAGCAAAAAGAGCAATTCGCACAATTAAAAGACGATCCCGTCGGAATCAGGTTTGGAGAAATAAAATAACGTCAGTTGTTAAGGGATTTAAGAAATCCGGCAAAGTAAACGGGGAAGATTTAAAAACTGCATACAAGACCCTTGATAAGGCTGCAAAAAATAACGTTATCCATAAGAATAAAGCAGCAAGGTTAAAATCAAGACTTGCAAAGGCTTCTGCCGATGTTAAGTCAAAGCCTAGTAAATCCAATAAAGCATAA